One stretch of Streptomyces sp. 135 DNA includes these proteins:
- the uraD gene encoding 2-oxo-4-hydroxy-4-carboxy-5-ureidoimidazoline decarboxylase: MTSSTTPGIARFNALEESAATAALHEACASSAWGSRLLSRRPYATAEDLFAASDAAMAELTADDLAEAMAGHPPIGRPKPGDPTSSREQRGMAGASEELKAEMLELNLAYQEKFGHVFLICATGRTGEQMRDAVKERIGNSPEQEREIVRAELGKINRIRLTRLLEEEVTA; encoded by the coding sequence GTGACTTCGAGTACGACACCGGGCATCGCCCGGTTCAACGCCTTGGAGGAGTCGGCGGCCACCGCCGCGCTCCACGAGGCCTGTGCCTCTTCGGCCTGGGGGAGCAGGCTTCTCTCCCGGCGCCCCTACGCCACCGCCGAGGACCTCTTCGCCGCGAGCGACGCCGCCATGGCCGAGCTGACCGCGGACGACCTGGCCGAGGCGATGGCGGGGCACCCGCCGATCGGCCGCCCGAAGCCCGGGGACCCGACCTCCTCCCGCGAACAGCGGGGCATGGCCGGCGCCTCCGAGGAGCTCAAGGCCGAGATGCTCGAACTGAACCTGGCCTACCAGGAGAAGTTCGGCCACGTCTTCTTGATCTGCGCCACCGGCCGCACCGGTGAGCAGATGCGGGACGCGGTCAAGGAACGGATCGGCAACTCGCCCGAACAGGAGCGGGAGATCGTCCGCGCCGAGCTGGGCAAGATCAACCGCATCCGCCTGACCCGCCTCCTGGAAGAAGAAGTCACCGCATGA
- a CDS encoding helix-turn-helix domain-containing protein — translation MTSFGDDPFVTAVKPLVDAMGGEMIPPDQAGTDDVVLAWEGEDVVAVRLPQLADSLDHILLALERKRGRPLSELDRKAKQEVVRILEARGAFAVRHGVETVAGALGVSRFTVYNYLNRENAAKGD, via the coding sequence GTGACCAGCTTCGGGGACGACCCCTTCGTCACCGCGGTCAAGCCGCTGGTGGACGCCATGGGCGGCGAGATGATCCCGCCGGACCAGGCGGGGACCGATGACGTGGTCCTGGCCTGGGAGGGCGAGGACGTGGTGGCGGTGCGGCTGCCGCAGCTCGCCGACTCGCTGGACCACATCCTGCTCGCCCTGGAGCGCAAGCGGGGGCGGCCGCTCTCGGAGCTCGACCGCAAGGCGAAGCAGGAGGTCGTGCGGATACTGGAGGCGCGCGGCGCCTTCGCCGTGCGGCACGGCGTCGAGACGGTGGCGGGCGCCCTCGGCGTCTCCCGCTTCACCGTTTACAACTACCTGAACAGGGAGAATGCCGCGAAGGGTGACTAA
- a CDS encoding catalase, with amino-acid sequence MSKRVLTTESGAPVADNQNSATAGVGGPILLQDQHLLEKLARFNRERIPERVVHARGSGAYGYFEVTDDVTGFTHADFLSEVGKRTELFLRFSTVADNLGGADAVRDPRGFAVKFYTEEGNYDLVGNNTPVFFIKDPLKFPDFIHSQKRDPFTGKQEPDNVWDFWAHAPEATHQITWLMGDRGIPASYRHMNGYGSHTYQWTNAKGEAFFVKYHFKTNQGIRSLSSEQAAEIAGKDPNSHQTDLLQAIERGVNPSWTLHVQIMPASEAADYRFNPFDLTKVWPHKDYPLQRVGRLVLDRNPDNVFAEVEQAAFSPNNFVPGIGPSPDKMLQGRLFAYADAHRYRLGVNHTQLAVNAPKAAKADNYGRDGLMASNPYGRDRKNYEPNSYDGPVETGQPLSAPLAIAGYTGTHATPTHTKDDDFFQAGELYRLMSEDEKSRLVANIAGGLSQVSRDDVIEKNLAHFHAADADYGKRVEEAVRALRED; translated from the coding sequence ATGTCGAAGCGTGTGCTCACGACCGAGTCCGGCGCCCCCGTCGCCGACAACCAGAACTCCGCCACCGCCGGCGTCGGTGGTCCGATCCTGCTCCAGGACCAGCACCTCCTGGAGAAGCTGGCCCGCTTCAACCGTGAGCGCATCCCGGAGCGTGTCGTGCACGCCCGGGGCTCCGGCGCGTACGGCTACTTCGAGGTGACCGACGACGTCACCGGCTTCACCCACGCGGACTTCCTCAGCGAGGTCGGCAAGCGCACGGAGCTGTTCCTGCGCTTCTCGACCGTGGCCGACAACCTCGGCGGCGCGGACGCGGTCCGTGACCCGCGCGGCTTCGCGGTGAAGTTCTACACCGAAGAGGGCAACTACGACCTCGTCGGCAACAACACCCCGGTGTTCTTCATCAAGGACCCGCTCAAGTTCCCCGACTTCATCCACTCCCAGAAGCGCGACCCCTTCACGGGCAAGCAGGAGCCGGACAACGTCTGGGACTTCTGGGCGCACGCCCCCGAGGCCACGCACCAGATCACCTGGCTGATGGGCGACCGCGGCATCCCCGCCTCGTACCGCCACATGAACGGCTACGGCTCGCACACCTACCAGTGGACGAACGCCAAGGGCGAGGCCTTCTTCGTCAAGTACCACTTCAAGACGAACCAGGGCATCCGCTCCCTCTCCAGCGAGCAGGCCGCCGAGATCGCGGGCAAGGACCCGAACTCGCACCAGACCGACCTGCTCCAGGCCATCGAGCGGGGCGTGAACCCGTCCTGGACGCTGCACGTGCAGATCATGCCCGCGTCCGAGGCGGCGGACTACCGCTTCAACCCGTTCGACCTCACCAAGGTGTGGCCGCACAAGGACTACCCGCTCCAGCGCGTCGGCCGCCTGGTCCTCGACCGCAACCCGGACAACGTCTTCGCCGAGGTCGAGCAGGCCGCGTTCTCCCCGAACAACTTCGTGCCGGGCATCGGCCCCTCGCCCGACAAGATGCTCCAGGGCCGCCTGTTCGCCTACGCGGACGCGCACCGCTACCGCCTGGGCGTCAACCACACCCAGCTCGCGGTCAACGCCCCCAAGGCGGCGAAGGCCGACAACTACGGGCGTGACGGCCTGATGGCCTCCAACCCCTACGGCCGCGACCGCAAGAACTACGAGCCCAACTCGTACGACGGCCCCGTCGAGACCGGTCAGCCGCTCTCCGCGCCGCTCGCGATCGCCGGCTACACGGGCACGCACGCCACCCCGACCCACACCAAGGACGACGACTTCTTCCAGGCCGGTGAGCTCTACCGCCTGATGTCCGAGGACGAGAAGTCGCGTCTGGTGGCGAACATCGCCGGTGGCCTCTCGCAGGTCTCCCGCGACGACGTCATCGAGAAGAACCTCGCCCACTTCCACGCCGCCGACGCCGACTACGGCAAGCGCGTCGAGGAGGCCGTCCGCGCCCTGCGCGAGGACTGA
- a CDS encoding 2-hydroxy-3-oxopropionate reductase, giving the protein MSTLPKVAWIGLGIMGSPMSENLIKAGYSVTGYTLEQDKLDRLSAAGGTAAKSIAEAVKDADVIVTMVPASPQVEAIAYGPDGILENARSGALIVDMSSITPQTSVDLAKAAEEKGLRVLDAPVSGGEAGAIEAVLSIMVGGEQADFDEAKPLLEALGKTIVLCGPHGSGQTVKAANQLIVAVNIQACAEAVVFLEKSGVDLNAALDVLNGGLAGSTVLTRKKDNFLNRDFKPGFRIDLHHKDMGIVTDAARNVGAALPVGAVVAQLVASLRAQGDGGLDHSALLRSVERLSGSEL; this is encoded by the coding sequence ATGAGCACCCTTCCCAAGGTCGCGTGGATCGGACTCGGCATCATGGGCTCCCCCATGTCCGAGAACCTGATCAAGGCGGGTTACTCCGTCACCGGCTACACCCTTGAGCAGGACAAGCTGGACCGGCTCTCGGCCGCCGGCGGCACCGCCGCGAAGTCCATCGCGGAGGCCGTGAAGGACGCCGACGTGATCGTCACGATGGTGCCCGCGTCGCCGCAGGTCGAGGCCATCGCGTACGGCCCCGACGGCATCCTGGAGAACGCGAGGTCCGGCGCGCTGATCGTCGACATGTCGTCGATCACCCCGCAGACCTCCGTGGACCTGGCGAAGGCCGCCGAGGAGAAGGGCCTGCGCGTCCTGGACGCCCCGGTCTCCGGTGGCGAGGCGGGCGCCATCGAGGCCGTCCTGTCCATCATGGTCGGCGGTGAGCAGGCCGACTTCGACGAGGCCAAGCCGCTGCTCGAGGCCCTCGGCAAGACCATCGTGCTGTGCGGTCCGCACGGCTCCGGTCAGACCGTGAAGGCCGCCAACCAGCTGATCGTCGCCGTCAACATCCAGGCGTGCGCCGAGGCCGTGGTCTTCCTGGAGAAGTCCGGCGTGGACCTGAACGCCGCCCTCGACGTCCTCAACGGCGGTCTGGCCGGCTCGACCGTGCTGACCCGCAAGAAGGACAACTTCCTGAACCGGGACTTCAAGCCCGGCTTCCGGATCGACCTGCACCACAAGGACATGGGCATCGTCACCGACGCCGCCCGCAACGTCGGCGCCGCCCTGCCCGTCGGCGCGGTCGTCGCCCAGCTGGTCGCCTCCCTGCGCGCGCAGGGCGACGGCGGCCTCGACCACTCCGCCCTGCTGCGCTCCGTCGAGCGCCTGTCGGGCTCCGAGCTCTAG
- a CDS encoding thiamine-binding protein has product MRLRVEFTTEPFDLDEAPAHALVARDVIQGAPLDAVDVGPFGNTAEGDVDAVLTAVDAMLRQSLGAGATRVSLQVNVIGEPDRPGGRDLPGEADK; this is encoded by the coding sequence GTGCGATTGAGAGTGGAGTTCACGACCGAGCCCTTCGACCTCGACGAGGCCCCGGCGCACGCGCTGGTGGCCCGCGACGTCATCCAGGGGGCCCCGCTGGACGCGGTGGACGTCGGCCCGTTCGGCAACACCGCCGAGGGCGACGTCGACGCGGTCCTGACCGCCGTCGACGCGATGCTGCGCCAGTCCCTGGGAGCGGGTGCCACCCGGGTCTCGCTCCAGGTCAACGTGATCGGGGAGCCGGACCGGCCGGGAGGCCGCGACCTGCCGGGGGAGGCGGATAAGTGA
- a CDS encoding TIM barrel protein, translated as MGYSDQRFNVNLSILFTELPLLERPAAAAKAGFGAVELWWPWVDAPTPEQSELDALKKAIEDAGVRLVGLNFYAGQLPGPDRGALSVPGEESEKFRANLAVAADFAESLGCTALNALYGNRVEGVDPAVQDELALENLVLAAREADRVGAILLIEALNAPESPKCPIVSAPKAIEIVDKVNAASGLGNAKFLMDLYHLSMNGEDLPSVIERYAAKTGHVQIADNPGRGAPGTGSLPLEALLDQLRDAGYKGWVGLEYKAGDRPSEESFGWLPAEARAAR; from the coding sequence ATGGGATACTCCGACCAGCGCTTCAATGTGAACCTGTCGATCCTCTTCACCGAGCTCCCGCTCCTGGAGCGCCCCGCGGCCGCCGCGAAGGCCGGCTTCGGCGCGGTCGAGCTGTGGTGGCCCTGGGTCGACGCCCCCACCCCCGAGCAGTCCGAGCTCGACGCCCTGAAGAAGGCGATCGAGGACGCGGGCGTGCGGCTGGTGGGCCTGAACTTCTACGCCGGTCAGCTGCCGGGCCCCGACCGCGGCGCCCTGTCGGTCCCCGGCGAGGAGAGCGAGAAGTTCCGCGCCAACCTCGCGGTGGCCGCGGACTTCGCCGAGTCGCTCGGCTGCACGGCGCTCAACGCGCTGTACGGCAACCGCGTCGAGGGCGTGGATCCGGCCGTCCAGGACGAACTCGCCCTGGAGAACCTGGTGCTCGCGGCCCGCGAGGCCGACCGCGTCGGCGCGATCCTGCTGATCGAGGCGCTGAACGCCCCCGAGTCGCCGAAGTGCCCCATCGTGAGCGCGCCCAAGGCGATCGAGATCGTCGACAAGGTGAACGCCGCGAGCGGCCTCGGCAACGCCAAGTTCCTCATGGACCTGTACCACCTGTCCATGAACGGCGAGGACCTGCCCTCGGTCATCGAGCGGTACGCCGCGAAGACCGGGCACGTGCAGATCGCGGACAATCCCGGCCGCGGCGCCCCCGGCACGGGTTCGCTGCCGCTGGAGGCGCTGCTCGACCAGCTGCGGGACGCCGGCTACAAGGGCTGGGTCGGCCTGGAGTACAAGGCGGGCGACCGCCCCAGCGAGGAGTCCTTCGGCTGGCTGCCCGCCGAGGCCCGCGCCGCGCGCTGA